From Glycine soja cultivar W05 chromosome 4, ASM419377v2, whole genome shotgun sequence, the proteins below share one genomic window:
- the LOC114410450 gene encoding auxin transporter-like protein 3, with amino-acid sequence MASEKVETVVAGNYLEMEREEEGSKSTSGKLSRLFWHGGSVYDAWFSCASNQVAQVLLTLPYSFSQLGMLSGIIFQLFYGLMGSWTAYLISVLYVEYRTRKEREKVDFRNHVIQWFEVLDGLLGKHWRNLGLFFNCTFLLFGSVIQLIACASNIYYINDNLDKRTWTYIFGACCATTVFIPSFHNYRMWSFLGLVMTTYTAWYMTIASLTHGQAEGVTHTGPAKLVLYFTGATNILYTFGGHAVTVEIMHAMWKPQKFKMIYLIATLYVLTLTLPSASAVYWAFGDQLLTHSNALSLLPRSGFRDTAVILMLIHQFITFGFACTPLYFVWEKFIGVHETKSLFKRALARLPVVIPIWFLAIIFPFFGPINSTVGSLLVSFTVYIIPALAHMVTFASAPARENAVERPPSKLGGWVGLYSMNVFVVVWVLVVGFGLGGWASMINFIHQIDTFGLFAKCYQCPPHKA; translated from the exons ATGGCTTCTGAGAAGGTTGAGACTGTTGTTGCAGGGAATTACTTAGAAATGGAGAGGGAAGAGGAAGGTTCTAAGTCCACCAGTGGCAAATTGTCTAGGCTCTTTTGGCATGGTGGCTCTGTCTATGATGCATGGTTTAGCTGTGCTTCTAATCAG GTTGCACAAGTGTTACTGACACTACCATATTCCTTTTCACAACTGGGGATGTTATCTGGGATCATATTTCAGCTTTTTTATGGACTGATGGGAAGCTGGACTGCTTACCTTATCAGTGTCCTTTATGTTGAGTACAGAACCagaaaggagagagaaaaagttGATTTCAGAAACCATGTTATTCag TGGTTTGAAGTGCTTGATGGACTTTTGGGCAAACACTGGAGAAATCTTGGTCTTTTTTTCAACTGTACTTTCCTTCTGTTTGGATCAGTAATTCAACTAATTGCTTGTGCAAG TAACATATACTACATAAATGACAATCTGGACAAAAGAACTTGGACTTACATCTTTGGCGCATGCTGTGCAACAACAGTCTTCATCCCTTCTTTCCACAATTACAGAATGTGGTCATTCTTAGGCCTCGTGATGACCACTTACACTGCATGGTATATGACCATAGCTTCCCTTACCCATGGCCAG GCTGAGGGGGTGACGCACACAGGGCCAGCCAAATTGGTTCTCTACTTCACTGGGGCTACCAACATTCTCTATACTTTTGGTGGACATGCTGTTACAGT GGAAATTATGCATGCAATGTGGAAGCCACAGAAGTTTAAGATGATATATCTGATCGCAACCCTATATGTGCTGACCCTAACTTTGCCATCGGCATCTGCAGTTTATTGGGCATTTGGGGACCAGCTTCTCACCCATTCCAATGCCCTCTCATTGCTCCCAAGGTCTGGCTTCAGAGATACCGCCGTCATCCTCATGCTCATTCATCAG TTCATAACTTTTGGATTTGCTTGCACTCCTTTATACTTCGTGTGGGAGAAATTCATTGGGGTGCATGAGACCAAGAGTTTGTTCAAAAGAGCTTTGGCTAGACTTCCTGTTGTGATTCCAATATGGTTCCTGGCAATCATATTCCCTTTCTTTGGTCCCATTAACTCAACTGTTGGATCTCTCCTTGTCAGCTTCACTGTTTACATCATTCCTGCTTTGGCTCACATGGTTACCTTTGCTTCAGCACCGGCTAGAGAG AATGCTGTGGAGAGACCACCATCAAAGTTAGGAGGTTGGGTAGGATTGTACTCCATGAACGTGTTTGTGGTGGTATGGGTTTTGGTGGTAGGATTTGGGTTGGGAGGATGGGCAAGCATGATCAATTTCATACACCAAATTGACACATTTGGGCTATTTGCAAAGTGCTATCAATGTCCCCCTCACAAGGCTTAA